The Anastrepha obliqua isolate idAnaObli1 chromosome 5, idAnaObli1_1.0, whole genome shotgun sequence DNA window taataaattttttttcactttcaaaatcgTAATAGCTTTTTATGAAAGTTTCGGGGTTTTTAGGTCGAatagttttttaattacttttagtttaaggggttaggggtagtcagaattttcaaaaaattgatttttttttttgcattttcttaaagtataatgttttaaaaatattgtgtaaaaatttgaagtgaatccgacaaatacttttcaagttattcaacaattaacaaagggcgctcggccgctccggagccgatagcaaaactttaaatgcgcttttctcaaaactatgtttttcaaactggtgaacactgtaacttaaaaaccgctacgtagatttcaataaaatttatacagcttttgaaaaacataaaaaaattgtgcctgatcgaaggattttttttttcaaaaatttcgatttttttttaacaattaactgttggttttttgctctaaaatctggaaaaaattttctgaggccgccattttgttcattttgaaaaaaaaaaagcttcgatcaggcacaagattatctattaataaaactaatttttcttgtccgattggttttagatgaatctgcaaggacttgtgatgttcaccgcaagggacttctggagaaacgggcttcacacaaacagcgataacttttgcaattattaatttttttttttgaaattttggtgaagtcaagttaaaacatgatgtttttatgctatgtttttatttttgttaaataaattaattaagtagcaaacaaaaattcgtgaaaatcatcattttttcgggcctctgactacccctaaccccttaaatagcAAGTTGTACTGGAAAACTTTAAAGCGGTTTTTGGGGTTACGATGGTTTTACAGAAAACGAGcgatatgtttgtatatgtatgtaagtatgttatTTTACAGACCATATCATCAGAGATGGAAAACTCTTCCCATTTCCTTCGTtcattctttttatttcctgTCGTTATTTGTCATGAGGGATGGTCGCATGAGTTTTAGTACTTCATTTAAGTACTTAttgagaattttaaaataaatttatgtaatgAATAAACTatagatatttgtttttttttatgttttcaaaatcTAATGTTAAACTTACAAGTAAATACAACCAATACAATCCGCAGAACTGTCGATGCCAATTCTTTTGTGCGTTGCTCTTCGCATTGATTGCGAACGAAAGGCTCAACAATATTAACAGGCACGTAGAATTGCAGAGTGTATGACAGGAAAATCGCTACGGCCATGGCAATGCGCACCATCTGTGAAATACTAtagaaaacaattattaaaatcaatcaaataattgcaataaataCATGCTTTTAAATTACTATATTTAATTAAGAGTTCTAATTAttagtataatatatgtattttattttctccatTATTTCATTGCGTTTTTATGGTAATATTTTCAACTTCCCAGAAActacaataattatttcaaaatttaggtAAACTTGAGTTATTTAAAACAGTAATTCGGCAACAGTAACAGGCAAATGTGGGAAAAGGGTAATGTAATtttaaatgtacaaaaaattgtattcgtgCATACAACTCTCCTGATGCCGACAAGGTTCGCCAACATTTTGTGTTTAAtcggttaaataataaattaagtaaaggCTTCTTATTAAGGtccccggtggtctagaaaaagttttttattctgtaaaatttttggaaggatattcccagtattttcgattctattgCCGTTTTAGCacgtagagtcagattcgtcacgcggcggcACCAATGGTCGCATTTAAAtggtcaaaactttaaactcaattatctcaaaactccttttttcggcctggtgttgtcaaaataaaaactattcaccgaatcgtctgaaattttaatatgttgttgacaacatcaatggctatcgcccgtactagaatcatattattatttcaattatttcgtatttttttcattaaaaaactgaaaaaaccgatttttagagtgtcaaattcaaaaccgcaccattttttcaaattttttttattctagtacgggacatagctacagtcacactgatttataatttgttttttccaatttttcgggagggtcaactttagcgccatttttaaatatttaaaattaaaaaacaataaaattttttttgtatgtaaaagaagttaaataaaaaggctaaaaatttaaatattttttttattgtaaaaaaaactcctgaaaataccctaatttTCGGGCTCTAGACCAGCAGGACCCCTTAACTCTGGCATCTCTTCAAAAAGTGAACAGCCACCTTCCTTTTATTACCCACCCAGAATCGCTTTTGCATAATTATCTTTAAAGTGCaggtttatattttttggtaaatataatatatttaagtacagctcaatattttatgtttttcatttagttttttcgaggtttgaaaattttaaatataaaatcaaacgTTCCCTTATATTCTCAAGCAATAAAGATCTGCACTGGTCGTTTAGTGCGTTGAATATACGGAAGACGACTTTTCGACATCCACTGATGTGAttggacaaaattcaaaattagacATTTCCAGTGGTGTAAGTACACCTTCActtgttttactattttttaaaataatactgttTATATTACACAAAGATATGAAACCCTAATTTCTTCTcaacactattttttttaaatcggcaTTTAGTAATAGTTTAATTTGCCTCTTCgtctaacaataaaataaaagtaaaatatcttctctatatttacaaaatagttttaatCAAAGACtaaaacagatttttatttGTCCTGACAATTCATCAAGAAAGGGGTTTACCGAAATCTtgacaaataatcaaaattcataaataagaaaaatactgTTTATCAAGTGCAGAgagtaataatacgttcacattaaagtagattatctactatttcgtgcttaactcccaatccgtaattaaaaagcgaaattatccatacaaaatttctttcccgaaatctgagattataaaataatcctagattaataccacacttttttaaatacaaccctgtgttatcgataattttttttataaataaaatatacaccgggtaagaaaacaggtttgtagacgtagttctaacaaattttttgtttaatattattaaatagcTGTACCGGGCGCGCGTTGCTatgccaacaactaaaataaagttaagaaaaataactttaaagaaaaatcattttgttgattttgtttatttcgaaaaaatcggttgaacagggcagaagttgctactctgcattgccacctggtggcgagtggcagcaatgagcatattctacaaaccttctccgtggaaaaatacatatatataccatatatatagtttttgagttcatcgaggacatacagacaaacattcatttttatataaaaagattatgcattcatattacagaaaaaacgGGTCCATAAAcactttgtcctcttattacttattataaaatgtaatatcgaatttgcCATGCGTATTGctgatattatataatttttttaaccttttaagCGATTAGTTTTTCTTAGACGGCTCGATGTACtgtgctgaattaatttcaagcgaAGACTGTCGATGCAAAACCGGTTTTCACCCAATATTGGATTCACCGTGCGCGTTGGCTGAACGATTATCAGGAAATTCAGTGTTCATGATTACTTTATAATGTCAAAATAACAGGgacattttcgttttttgcttaactttaaatttcataGCAAATGCAATTTCTTTTTCGGCATGACGCACATATATGacattaactaaaaaatgaacttttgaaaTTGACGCATATATACGATATAATCACTTAACAGGTTAAACCTCAGTAAACATCGTTTACGTATTTTCCCAACTGTTTAATACTAGCAGCCAGTtatgcaattaaattagctatttttTCTCCTATTCATATcgtgaataataattaaatgaacCAAAGTATTCCACCaaagcaatttctatgaagaaaaacctttcaaaacagtcttgacagcttattgtcaattttgcaggtagtctgccatatgtgaacgggtagattaattttgtggatttattgccaATTAATCAGAATAATGCTACAGTTTCCGCTAAAAATATCAAAGATTTAGCTCAAATTAAAATATCGGATTCGATGTgctaagaattaataaaaaattatttccagcTAAAATAATAAGTGTAAACTGCAATAAcctctacatatatacatacgagtacacagTATTATATATTGATCctaaatttttggtgttttaatattttgattttactacaaaatttattgtagatggaaattccaatttttatatCTAGcttcatttttttacaaaactaatTAGAGAAACTTTCCAAAGTTGCATACGACTTATagaatattgaaacatatatagAATAATATGAAATACTGGCTACTCACAACTGATCAGGTGGTAGATTAAGTGTTATGCTTCCTTTTACATTTTCTCCATACTTTAAATAACCGAAAAATCCAACTGTGGTGTAGAGGCAGGCAACGACAGTCATTCCAGTGTTCAATACACCCGTTGTGCCTCCAAAATCTTCAGGTTTTTTCATATTGTTTTCAAGTGGTAAGACTACGCCGATTCCTTCAAAAGCGTAAATAGCCGTCCCAAAGTACAATGGTAACTGAGCCCATGATGCAACCGGCTTTACAGTATCCGTATCAGGTAAATCTTGTAGAATGTAGAAGAAAGAGAATGCCAGACCTAATACAGTGAGCACTGCAGCAGCCAATGAAACAGGTGTTAAATATTTAAGGTTGCGCACTAAATTTAATGGTATCATTGGAAGTAAGATTAGCACCAGGTAgactttcacatttatataattGTGTGGAAAATAATGATCCACCACCTCCTTGATATTAAAGGccacaaaaacaaagtaaacacAGCAGAACCCAATTTGAGTTATAAAAAGGAATGTCGTTATCATGCGTCTGAAACCCAaagacaaatatatataaatatatacatttgaataaaatagcaCTACAAGCTGAGAATTAAAAATTGATAATtgcattaatatatattatatatacaatagaATAATAACTTTACCGCGCAATATGGGAGTAACGTCGCAAGCCAATAGGTCCCGtttcaaacgaacaaaaagctaCTTCGGAAAAATCAAGTGACGGCTGTTGCAGTCTTCGACAAAGCTCATGAGAACATTTTACCAGCATATGCATACAATGCGTACAAATTGCTCCCATGATGAGAGTCCCAAACAGTCCCACATATAGGCCTGCATTTTTAAACGCATCTGGCATAGCCAAAATTCCTGTTCCGATGTTACCCTTCAGCAAATGCACTAAGGTGTCAAAATTCGAGGTGGGATGCTCCAATGTCCGATGCAAAGAAGGATTATATGAGGACTTGTCTAAACTCTCATTTGAGTCTActgtaataaaattataatataataatataaaaatatttcaagttaaATTTTACATACCACCAATGCTGTCATCACTTTGAACATTCACCAGTGTATTATCTGGAGAGTTTCGAATGTCTGGGCGGGGTACTTGCCGTTCTTCCGATGCAGTTGTTTCGGACTGAAGCAAGAGAGGTTGACGTtcggacatttttttctttacaattgGCTAAGTGAAATATGAGGTTTGGAAATTAacaaatgcataaatattttcgaaaattgtattaaaataaaaatcaaaaggaTACAATTTCATTTTAGATTACAGAAACATAATGAAACGAATACAATTACATACAGATGTCCATTAGTTACAATGTCatgaagttaaaaataatatgacttcgattcgccacttctctgctgcGGTTCTGCGTTACCGGAATCACAcgtatttatatccggccatggATTATTAGTTTAGCAGCATTCTCCAAACATGTATGGCACATGtttatgctacaacaacaaccaatgaGGTTGTCTCAATTTGTGTTAATAGAGATTTATGAGATAAGTATACCGCCTCcagattgttttttatgaggagctttttcatgctcaTTAAAtgtcgagggacgaccgcttttggaaaaaagatttttaactATGAATCtagtgaataataaaaaactatttacgcgaaattacaattttattccttttttctcGAAGTTGAAAAATTTACTGTAAACTTActgtacaaaacaaaattctcCAAAACCGATGCGATTTTCAAGCTCCATcaaaattataccaaaatttaatggactatgctcattgctttaaatttgtaaagTTAGAAAATTTAAGTCACCTGGTTTTTATTGTAGAAActgaagggttttccaataagaggtgttaaggtcaatgatttcgttgcttgtgcgtcacgtagcgccgtcttgttgaaaataaacgacgttgttgatgatcggccggcttgagttcttgttttAACTGGACTTAATAAGCCTTAAGactcaaatctttatgcaaaatacggtgtaacaacgattgtggaatgcctaattccaaagaacgacgaggaatgaacAAACattggttttcttcaacactttcggctacaacagcaatattttcggctgttcttgagcgacgtgcacgggttttattctttacatcactaacttgtccacacagctcgaattttttcaccaatttctgtattgcggcccgacaaggtgcttcacgatgacctaaaaaaagttgtaccaaccgtctctgccaaattttcaccatttttatagtgaattttaataagttCAATGCATTGTTTAAGCTTTTatcgttcaatttttattaatggcgtagattctacttgttaaaaaatgacatcttcaaaagtgacatctaccgaaatagcaggctattcaaaataacacatcttattggaaaaccctttactgtaaacaaatcaaaaaataataaataaaacataaatagcCAAAACTTTACAAATATCGCGCTGATATTTGTGAACCCAggagtatgtatatacaattgaCGCGTACATCATTTAATACGTGTTTGTAATAATCCCGAAAAACGGTGTTTTGACCCTAAGTCCAGATTTCTTTCGGACGAGTTACAGAACCTAAGTCGTTAGGTCATATCCTCAGCCCATGCAAATGGCTTCGCAACCCGTATTCAAGTATACCATAAATACTATTggttgttttatataaaaaaaaaatcgcctaCTCGCAGCTGCATTCGCTTAAAAACTTCTTTGGT harbors:
- the LOC129247536 gene encoding proton-coupled amino acid transporter-like protein pathetic isoform X2 yields the protein MSERQPLLLQSETTASEERQVPRPDIRNSPDNTLVNVQSDDSIGDSNESLDKSSYNPSLHRTLEHPTSNFDTLVHLLKGNIGTGILAMPDAFKNAGLYVGLFGTLIMGAICTHCMHMLVKCSHELCRRLQQPSLDFSEVAFCSFETGPIGLRRYSHIARRMITTFLFITQIGFCCVYFVFVAFNIKEVVDHYFPHNYINVKVYLVLILLPMIPLNLVRNLKYLTPVSLAAAVLTVLGLAFSFFYILQDLPDTDTVKPVASWAQLPLYFGTAIYAFEGIGVVLPLENNMKKPEDFGGTTGVLNTGMTVVACLYTTVGFFGYLKYGENVKGSITLNLPPDQFISQMVRIAMAVAIFLSYTLQFYVPVNIVEPFVRNQCEEQRTKELASTVLRIVLVVFTFLLAVCIPNLGPIISLVGAVSSSALALIAPPIIDVITFYPVGLGKYNWILWKDMAILVFGLCGFFFGTYASLDQILNPSAN
- the LOC129247536 gene encoding proton-coupled amino acid transporter-like protein pathetic isoform X1; its protein translation is MSERQPLLLQSETTASEERQVPRPDIRNSPDNTLVNVQSDDSIGVDSNESLDKSSYNPSLHRTLEHPTSNFDTLVHLLKGNIGTGILAMPDAFKNAGLYVGLFGTLIMGAICTHCMHMLVKCSHELCRRLQQPSLDFSEVAFCSFETGPIGLRRYSHIARRMITTFLFITQIGFCCVYFVFVAFNIKEVVDHYFPHNYINVKVYLVLILLPMIPLNLVRNLKYLTPVSLAAAVLTVLGLAFSFFYILQDLPDTDTVKPVASWAQLPLYFGTAIYAFEGIGVVLPLENNMKKPEDFGGTTGVLNTGMTVVACLYTTVGFFGYLKYGENVKGSITLNLPPDQFISQMVRIAMAVAIFLSYTLQFYVPVNIVEPFVRNQCEEQRTKELASTVLRIVLVVFTFLLAVCIPNLGPIISLVGAVSSSALALIAPPIIDVITFYPVGLGKYNWILWKDMAILVFGLCGFFFGTYASLDQILNPSAN